TTCTCCCAAGGTGTGGCTGATGTCGAAGCACTCGATCCTCTGCGCGGAGGCAGGCAATCCCAATGCCTGCTGCATAGCCTCCAGCCTACTCTCTTGGGTGGAATGCATCGATAACCGTTGCTCCAGTGCGAGCCTGGCGTTCGTTTGTGCCATGTTCACCCACACCCGGCGATCACCGGAGGTACGCGCGGTGAGGGTCACTTCCCGGCCAGCCTGTTCGCTCAGTGCATTGGCCAGCACCTCGGTGTCGATCTCCTGATTGAGCACGATCAGCGCGGGTACATCCCGTTCCAAGTAATGTTGCGCAATGAAGGCCTCCAGAGCTTGCGGCGCATCATAACCCTCCGCGTGCTCGGGAAAGAAGCACTTATCGCCGTGGTGCATGCCATTGCGAATGGACACCAAATTGACGCAAAGGGCCCCATTGATTTCCACGAGAGCCACCACGTCGGCATCCATGCGTTCGTCTCCGCTCACGAACTGGCGCTGCCGCACCGCCCTCAGGGCTTGGATTTGATCGCGAAAGACGGCCGCGTCTTCGTAATTTTGGGCCAATGCGGCGCTCTCCATGCGTTGTTCAAGGCGCTGCATGACTTCGCCGTCCCTTCCCCGCAAAAATAATTCGGCGTCGCGCACATCCTCCGCATAGCGCGCTTCATCGATCAGTTTCACGCAAGGCGCCGTGCAGCGGCGTATCTGGTGCAGCAGGCACGGGCGCGAACGGTTACTGAATACGGTGTCCTCGCATGTGCGCAGCCGAAATACTTTCTGCATGAGTTGGATGCTTTCCCGCAATGCCCCCGCGCTAGAGAAAGGACCGAAATACCGGTGGGGCTTCTCCAGGGCACCGCGATGAAAACCCAGCTTCGGATAGGCGTGCCCCGTCATCATCAGGTAGGGATAGGATTTGTCGTCGCGGTAAAGGATGTTGTAGCGCGGTGCCAGCGCCTTGATCAGATTGTTTTCCAGCAGCAAGGCCTCGGACTCGGAACGGGCCACCGTGGTTTCGATGCTCTCGATCCTGGCCACCATGACTTGTATGCGCGCTTCCAGGCTCGAAGTCTTCTGGAAATAGGACGCCACTCGCTTCTTTAGGTCGCGGGCCTTACCGACATAGAGCACGCTTCCATCCGCCGCGAGCATGCGGTAGACACCGGGCCGGTGCGGCAGGTTGGAAACCACTTCGCGCAGCGGCTCGCGCTCGCCAAAAACATCTTTATCCGGTGCTTCGGAGCGAGGTGTCATAAACGAAGAGGTAGATTGGAAGGCGATGAGACACCGCTTCTAAATGCGTTCATTGCGCTTCTATTTTATCCGTCTCAAG
This genomic interval from Betaproteobacteria bacterium contains the following:
- the uvrC gene encoding excinuclease ABC subunit UvrC, with product MTPRSEAPDKDVFGEREPLREVVSNLPHRPGVYRMLAADGSVLYVGKARDLKKRVASYFQKTSSLEARIQVMVARIESIETTVARSESEALLLENNLIKALAPRYNILYRDDKSYPYLMMTGHAYPKLGFHRGALEKPHRYFGPFSSAGALRESIQLMQKVFRLRTCEDTVFSNRSRPCLLHQIRRCTAPCVKLIDEARYAEDVRDAELFLRGRDGEVMQRLEQRMESAALAQNYEDAAVFRDQIQALRAVRQRQFVSGDERMDADVVALVEINGALCVNLVSIRNGMHHGDKCFFPEHAEGYDAPQALEAFIAQHYLERDVPALIVLNQEIDTEVLANALSEQAGREVTLTARTSGDRRVWVNMAQTNARLALEQRLSMHSTQESRLEAMQQALGLPASAQRIECFDISHTLGEATVASCVVFDGGSMQKSQYRRYNIAQAKAGDDYAAMREVLDRRYRKIVGGEWVLPDLILIDGGKGQVSSACEVMNELGLSEIPLAGVSKGEERKAGMEQLIIPGRPESLRLGPDHPGLHLIQKIRDEAHRFAIEGHRGRRAKPRRTSKMEGIPGVGPKRRQKLLAHFGGLRGVAAASLDELAQVEGINRALAERIYAELH